Proteins encoded in a region of the Mucispirillum schaedleri ASF457 genome:
- a CDS encoding S24 family peptidase, protein MGINDNIAQNLNNFMKEKNISANTIAKVGCVNTSTITRFILREIKSLNIETIQKIAAYYNEPMDRFIQELKKTSCNSAEIITGSDIAYISFYRDIGVSAGHGLEWDSDGQILSFPIPLSFLHSKGIAPENALIVKVNGDSMAPTLNDNDLVVIDKNFSISLNGVYVIKDNINGLRVKRLDKDKDGNLKVISDNKNYETQIYSAAEMQDETITILGKVTAKIAGV, encoded by the coding sequence ATGGGTATCAATGATAATATTGCACAAAATCTTAATAATTTTATGAAAGAAAAAAATATAAGTGCCAATACCATTGCAAAGGTAGGCTGTGTTAATACAAGCACAATAACACGGTTTATATTGAGAGAAATCAAAAGCCTTAATATTGAAACTATTCAAAAAATTGCAGCATATTATAATGAGCCTATGGATAGATTTATACAGGAATTAAAAAAGACTTCATGCAACAGTGCAGAAATTATTACAGGAAGCGATATTGCATATATCAGCTTTTATAGAGATATTGGGGTTTCTGCAGGTCACGGGCTTGAATGGGACAGTGACGGTCAGATATTGTCTTTCCCTATTCCTTTATCTTTTCTACATTCCAAAGGTATTGCTCCGGAAAATGCTTTAATTGTTAAAGTAAATGGAGACAGTATGGCACCTACTTTGAACGATAATGATTTAGTTGTAATAGACAAAAATTTTTCTATTTCTTTAAATGGTGTATATGTAATAAAAGATAATATTAATGGACTTAGAGTAAAAAGACTTGATAAAGATAAAGACGGCAATTTAAAAGTTATTTCTGATAATAAAAATTATGAAACACAAATATATTCTGCTGCAGAAATGCAGGATGAAACAATTACTATATTAGGAAAAGTTACAGCTAAAATTGCAGGGGTATAA
- a CDS encoding helix-turn-helix domain-containing protein, translating into MYESFVDEIMNTIPQFKQMLTVDYIARKIDLSDRTVRRYIENGKLEALNFSHEGRSVYRVPRTAFRRFLETYYTMSDCL; encoded by the coding sequence ATGTATGAGAGTTTTGTGGATGAAATAATGAATACTATTCCACAGTTTAAGCAAATGCTTACCGTAGACTATATTGCAAGAAAAATTGATTTAAGCGATAGAACAGTCCGCAGATATATTGAAAATGGTAAGCTTGAAGCATTAAATTTCAGTCATGAAGGCAGGTCAGTTTACAGAGTGCCGCGAACTGCATTCAGGCGGTTTTTAGAAACATATTACACCATGAGCGACTGCTTATAA
- a CDS encoding mechanosensitive ion channel family protein: MKFISDIVSYLQSHIYFNNTLFNYIVAVLIFISIVFAITLFIKFVIKKIPIEQSISNVFFASVIEIFRKRLIYISYAVAVYAALTYLTIPEKVTQIIHNAVMVYISIIVVLAITDILKNINTESLAKTGVNKIPAGILTLLKTLIWIAALLFIFSNLGYNVSTFVTGLGIGGIAVALAAQNILGDLFNYIVIIFDKPFVKGDLIQFNSFSGRVEYIGIKSTRIRGSNGEMLSVSNTDLTKSVIQNFEMALKRRNVSIIGVEYETNIELVHKMPELLEQAVKSVDNVEFARVHLSSFNTSSIDFELVYYVLSNDYVEYTKGVQAVNFAILDIFGKEGVNFAYPAQRMISK; the protein is encoded by the coding sequence ATGAAGTTTATAAGCGATATTGTATCTTATTTGCAAAGCCATATTTATTTCAATAATACTCTTTTTAACTATATTGTTGCAGTATTGATTTTTATATCTATAGTTTTTGCAATCACATTATTTATTAAATTTGTCATTAAAAAAATTCCAATAGAGCAAAGCATATCTAATGTTTTTTTTGCATCAGTTATAGAAATATTTCGCAAGCGTCTTATATATATTTCCTATGCTGTAGCTGTTTATGCTGCTCTTACATATTTGACGATACCTGAAAAGGTAACACAGATTATACATAATGCTGTAATGGTATATATATCTATAATAGTTGTGCTTGCAATAACAGATATATTAAAAAACATAAATACAGAAAGCCTTGCAAAAACAGGTGTAAATAAAATACCAGCAGGTATTCTTACATTATTAAAAACTCTTATTTGGATTGCAGCCCTGCTTTTTATATTCTCAAATTTAGGTTATAATGTATCAACATTTGTTACTGGTCTTGGTATTGGTGGTATAGCAGTTGCCCTTGCCGCTCAAAATATACTGGGTGATTTATTTAACTATATCGTTATTATTTTTGATAAACCTTTTGTAAAGGGCGATTTAATTCAGTTTAATTCATTTTCTGGCAGGGTGGAATATATTGGTATTAAAAGCACAAGGATAAGGGGCTCTAATGGGGAGATGTTATCTGTTTCTAATACTGACCTTACAAAAAGTGTTATACAAAACTTTGAAATGGCTTTAAAACGAAGAAATGTATCTATTATCGGAGTAGAATACGAAACAAATATTGAGCTTGTGCATAAAATGCCAGAACTTTTAGAGCAGGCAGTCAAATCAGTTGACAATGTAGAATTTGCACGGGTGCATTTATCTTCCTTTAATACATCAAGTATTGATTTTGAACTTGTATATTATGTATTATCAAATGACTATGTAGAATATACAAAAGGTGTGCAGGCAGTTAATTTTGCAATACTTGATATTTTTGGGAAAGAAGGTGTAAATTTTGCATATCCAGCACAAAGAATGATAAGCAAATAA
- the dnaX gene encoding DNA polymerase III subunit gamma/tau, translating to MSYLALARKYRPQTFSEVLSQDFITSTLQNAINMGRVTHAYLFTGPRGVGKTSTARIFAKALNCQNPVNAAPCGECDNCLEITGGTSLDVIEIDGASNRGVEEIRSLREAVKFVPVKSKYKVIIVDEVHMLTEQAFNALLKTLEEPPEYVIFIFATTDQHKIPVTILSRCQRYEFKKISYEEMNSNLKNILVKENIEYEEDALNYIIRNSDGCMRDALSLLDQIIAYGGGKITLEDTAYLLGITDSYLSNDIFSAILKEEAEKLADLVSMADEKGIDYKYMTECLIEHCRNMMIYSISNKLPSRDFTSREEEYYLLLKEYGEKAKLYSLFQILTKLINDLKYSDFARYVFEFAVIKAANISSLINLLDGESHAAAPVKKEVSAPVKASENADRPVKQETISQEKSADNEPAPVLKGSNEGIWTRILNIASSKNPMIYAMLQHARLIEDTAEHLSISFPLERKFQYNQLKSGNSKDIFENIVFMVSEKHTKIDIELDSSIENSKKKALI from the coding sequence ATGTCATATTTAGCACTTGCCCGTAAGTATAGACCACAAACATTTTCAGAAGTATTATCTCAGGATTTTATCACTTCTACTCTGCAGAATGCTATTAATATGGGCAGAGTTACACATGCATATCTTTTTACAGGTCCAAGAGGTGTGGGCAAAACATCTACAGCCCGTATTTTTGCAAAAGCATTAAACTGTCAAAATCCAGTAAATGCAGCTCCCTGTGGCGAATGTGATAACTGTCTTGAAATTACAGGCGGCACATCTCTTGATGTGATAGAAATAGATGGTGCATCAAACAGAGGGGTGGAAGAAATCCGCTCTTTAAGGGAAGCCGTAAAATTTGTGCCTGTAAAAAGCAAATATAAAGTGATAATAGTAGATGAAGTGCATATGTTGACTGAGCAGGCTTTTAATGCTCTTTTAAAAACATTAGAGGAACCACCTGAATATGTCATATTTATATTTGCTACAACTGACCAGCATAAAATACCTGTAACTATACTTTCCAGATGCCAAAGATATGAGTTTAAAAAAATCTCTTATGAAGAAATGAACTCTAATCTGAAAAATATACTTGTAAAAGAAAATATAGAGTATGAAGAAGATGCATTAAATTATATTATCCGCAATTCTGATGGCTGTATGAGAGATGCTCTTTCACTGTTGGACCAGATAATAGCTTATGGTGGTGGAAAAATAACATTAGAAGATACAGCATATCTTTTAGGCATAACAGATTCATATTTATCTAATGATATTTTTAGTGCAATATTAAAAGAAGAAGCTGAAAAACTTGCTGATTTAGTAAGTATGGCAGATGAAAAAGGCATAGATTATAAATATATGACAGAGTGCCTTATTGAGCATTGCAGAAATATGATGATTTACAGCATATCTAATAAACTGCCAAGCAGGGATTTTACAAGCAGAGAAGAGGAATATTATTTATTACTAAAAGAATATGGGGAAAAAGCTAAGCTTTACAGCTTGTTTCAAATACTTACAAAGCTTATAAATGATTTAAAATATTCTGATTTTGCAAGATATGTTTTTGAATTTGCAGTTATAAAGGCAGCAAATATATCATCTCTTATCAATTTATTAGATGGAGAAAGTCATGCTGCTGCACCTGTAAAAAAAGAAGTATCTGCACCAGTTAAAGCAAGTGAAAATGCAGATAGACCAGTAAAACAGGAAACTATATCTCAGGAAAAATCAGCTGATAATGAGCCTGCCCCTGTTCTTAAAGGTAGTAATGAGGGTATATGGACAAGGATATTAAATATAGCTTCATCAAAAAATCCTATGATATATGCTATGCTGCAGCATGCAAGGCTTATAGAAGATACAGCTGAACATTTATCTATCAGTTTTCCACTAGAGCGTAAGTTTCAGTATAATCAGTTAAAGTCTGGCAACTCAAAAGATATATTTGAAAATATTGTTTTTATGGTAAGTGAAAAACATACTAAAATAGATATTGAGCTTGACAGCAGCA